A region from the Salicibibacter cibarius genome encodes:
- a CDS encoding acyl-CoA dehydrogenase family protein encodes MISFELSPQQKQIQQMTHWFAKNEIRPIAMEADRLERVPDDWLDKVNKMGIHLNTSSFGGSGGGKDKSSKKEKKEKEGNRMGVLATEEMAWGCPAIALSLPGAGLGGPPVQSSGTPEQKERFLTIFTKDEPRWGAYALTEPEAGSDASGVRTSAKKVDGGYVLNGQKIFITNGGRASWVVVFATVDPSLGRAGQRAFVVEKGTPGFSCTRLAHKMGLRANETAELLLEDCFVPYENLLGGEELYEQSSSSSSPSGFQVAMKTFDSTRPIVASMAVGIARAAYEYTVDIVQKEYPRQGRYYHLAAETLAEAEQDIDAARLLTWEAAWKADVGKENAKEAAMCKAYAGQMAHDVTVKCLELLGPIGLDGHIVEKLFRDVKVFDIFEGTNEVQHLVTARRQYQPYGVRV; translated from the coding sequence ATGATCTCGTTTGAGTTATCACCCCAACAAAAGCAAATACAGCAAATGACCCATTGGTTCGCAAAAAATGAAATCCGGCCGATCGCGATGGAAGCGGATCGCCTTGAACGCGTACCGGATGATTGGCTGGATAAGGTGAATAAAATGGGGATCCACTTGAACACGTCATCGTTCGGCGGTAGCGGCGGCGGAAAAGACAAATCCTCGAAAAAAGAAAAGAAAGAAAAAGAAGGGAATCGCATGGGAGTTCTGGCAACCGAAGAAATGGCGTGGGGTTGTCCGGCGATTGCTTTATCGCTTCCCGGTGCCGGTCTTGGCGGTCCGCCCGTACAAAGCAGTGGCACACCGGAACAAAAAGAACGTTTTTTAACGATTTTTACAAAAGATGAGCCACGTTGGGGCGCCTACGCTTTGACAGAACCGGAAGCCGGCTCGGATGCATCTGGCGTGCGCACATCTGCCAAGAAAGTGGACGGCGGATATGTGTTAAATGGCCAAAAAATCTTCATTACCAATGGCGGTCGTGCGTCTTGGGTCGTCGTGTTTGCTACCGTTGATCCAAGTCTTGGCCGTGCCGGGCAACGGGCGTTCGTCGTTGAAAAGGGGACGCCGGGATTCTCGTGCACACGATTGGCTCATAAAATGGGGCTGCGCGCAAATGAGACGGCGGAATTGTTGCTGGAAGATTGTTTCGTTCCTTATGAAAACCTCCTCGGCGGAGAAGAACTGTATGAACAAAGCAGTAGCAGTTCGAGCCCGTCCGGGTTCCAAGTGGCAATGAAAACGTTCGACAGCACCCGCCCCATCGTCGCGTCAATGGCTGTTGGCATTGCCCGCGCCGCTTATGAATATACGGTTGATATTGTCCAAAAGGAGTATCCGAGACAAGGCCGTTACTATCATTTGGCAGCGGAAACCTTGGCAGAAGCCGAGCAGGATATTGATGCCGCGCGTTTACTAACATGGGAAGCGGCTTGGAAAGCGGACGTCGGCAAGGAAAACGCCAAAGAGGCAGCCATGTGTAAGGCGTACGCCGGGCAAATGGCACATGATGTCACCGTTAAATGCCTGGAATTATTAGGTCCTATCGGTTTGGATGGACACATTGTCGAGAAGCTTTTCCGCGATGTGAAAGTTTTCGATATTTTCGAAGGAACCAATGAAGTCCAGCATCTCGTAACAGCCAGGCGTCAATATCAACCTTATGGTGTCAGGGTTTAG
- a CDS encoding enoyl-CoA hydratase/isomerase family protein → MAYETIQVAKKNKGVTWITIDNPPANAIGDQLMEELVNVADELEKDKDVRVVVITSAHEKTFLAGADLKGMMQGGGKGESVAEKSGRMQACFDRFATLEKPVVAAINGHALGGGCELALACDFRIMSTGKIGLTETNLGLLPGAGGTQRMTRLLGRATATDLIFNAKRLEPEEALEVGLINQAVTPENFEAETTAFAEHLAEGAVQAMGLAKRAINVAEGPIEDGLKVEAEAFAETLNTGEPGIGIQAFFQKKKPNFIK, encoded by the coding sequence ATGGCTTATGAAACCATTCAAGTGGCGAAAAAAAACAAAGGCGTAACGTGGATTACCATTGATAATCCTCCTGCCAATGCCATCGGCGACCAATTGATGGAAGAACTTGTGAACGTGGCTGATGAACTGGAAAAAGACAAAGATGTTCGCGTAGTCGTGATAACATCGGCGCATGAAAAAACGTTTCTCGCAGGGGCAGACTTGAAAGGGATGATGCAAGGCGGCGGCAAAGGAGAAAGTGTCGCGGAGAAAAGCGGAAGAATGCAAGCTTGTTTTGACCGATTTGCTACGCTTGAGAAACCGGTTGTCGCCGCGATTAATGGTCACGCCTTGGGTGGAGGTTGTGAATTGGCCCTCGCTTGCGATTTCCGGATCATGTCTACAGGGAAGATCGGCTTAACGGAAACCAACCTCGGCTTGCTTCCAGGAGCGGGCGGCACACAACGAATGACTCGTCTGTTGGGTCGTGCGACAGCAACGGATTTGATTTTTAACGCCAAACGGCTTGAGCCTGAAGAAGCGCTTGAAGTCGGTTTGATCAACCAAGCGGTTACACCGGAAAACTTTGAAGCGGAAACAACCGCGTTTGCCGAACACTTGGCTGAAGGCGCCGTCCAGGCGATGGGCTTGGCAAAACGCGCCATCAATGTGGCTGAAGGCCCGATCGAGGATGGGCTGAAAGTCGAAGCCGAAGCGTTTGCGGAAACATTGAATACAGGAGAGCCGGGCATAGGTATTCAAGCATTTTTTCAAAAGAAGAAACCGAATTTTATTAAATGA